The DNA sequence CCCTTCTACGCCGCCGGACCGGTTGCTGAATCTCCTCGTCGGCTTCTTCGTGCTCTGGGATGAACTTTGTGTATTGACAGAACACTCTAACAAAGAACACAATCAGTGCAAGGAAACAAGTAATGCCACACACAAGGAAGAGGCCCCAGAAGCTTTTCAAAGATAGTTTGTTTGAATCAGCATCATTGCTTGCACACTCCTTCTTATTAAGCCATTTGTCATGGATCCTTTGCAGGTCCCCATTCTCCGAGAGTTCAAGAATCGCCGTTGACATGTCCACGGCGAGGGGAGAGTCCCTCTGGAATGCCTGTAACCAAATGAAACAAAAATGAGTACACAATTTCCACCAATCCCCAACCATATTGACGTTTAAATACAGGAGTAAATTACCATTTCTACCCATAAACATTTTAGAATGCTAACAAATTTAACCATAAATGAACGAAACTAGTTTTGTATCCACGAAAGATGATTTATGTGTAACAAAGTAGCCAaacattaattttattcatGGTTAGATTTGTCAGCGTGGTACAAAGttagttttatttattcatGGATAGATAACTTGTATAGATAGTAATGGTAGTTTACTCTAAATTCGGAAATACGTACAAATCCCCAGCCACTTTTAGTGAACTCCTGGCCAACAGTTGTAAACTTGCACTCAGTATTGGCCATCAAGATCTCAATATAAGGAAGTTCATCAACAACCGCCACAACCCCTCCATTGCTCGGCCCACGCTGAAGAGCATCGATATAAGCCTCCATGTTTTTCAATGTAACTATCCTAGATTCTGCTATGTGGAGTTCATCTGTCAGATACTTCCTCACAAATGACCCGTCTTGAATTCCAATTGGTTGACTACTAGAGATCAAGCTATCAATTCCTTCGATTTGTGTCGATAACTGCTGCACGGTTAGGATTGATGTCAAGCTAGCTGTGTAACTTGAATTGATAATCAACACCACAAATAGCCATATGATTAACACCAGTCTCCCGAGAGCACTCACAGTGTTCTCTCCTGTGacaagtcaaagaagcaaacaTGAAAGAATTTTAAGGATTGTCATACTTAAAACTATAAAAAGGGAGTAAATGAGAATTTGAGGTACATACTGTGTGAGAAAAACATTGTTGACAAACTAAACCTGCAAAAAGAGATTTTCATTTGATCAAATTATGTGAGGTACCGTTGAAGTAAGCCATGCAACAACTAAAGCTTAAAAAAGGAGAATAAGGCATAGTTctatgagtttaattttgattcataATAGTGTAAAAAGTCTTGCATTCTCTCCAATTAAATTCTTTCTTTTGAACAACCATAAGTAGAGAGTGTGCAAAGTAATTACTTTTGCTGATGTGACAATacataattaggaaggattTCAAATGGCAAAAAGGTACTAACCAAAAGACTGTTATTAGTTGCTTCCTTGGTGGACCGCGGAACTCGTGATTGAGCCGGTGCTCGAGGATCCACACAACGGTTCCCacgaaaagaaagaaagcaccAGTAACACACCACATTTGAGCTGTGAATGGCTTAAGGAAAGACCAGGGGCTTGACTTCTCCTCCTTGAcaggaacaacaacaacaagccCTGATTCCATAAAAGGCTGAGTAAAATCCACAAACCTTGTTCTGTTCATGACAATTGTGACATCTCCAACAGCTGCATCAAAGTTCTGAACATGGAAATCACCAAAATAAACTATCACAATTTAAACATGTAGCAGGGTCCCAAATGTCCTTGATCTACTTAaggaaatcaaattttatatttaagttGATCTTCTAGATACTAACTTTCATAATTAAGATTTAGAGACTCACATTTTGTGCAACTTGATCTACAAGATCATTGTAGCTAGGATTCCTTTCACCATTTCCATACAATATATATTGTCGTGGGACGGGATAAGCCAACAAGTTCAACGCCGCTTCAAAGATATCAATGCAATAGCCTTGTACTCCTGTAGGACTCTTGTCTTTGGCAACGAGCTCCTTGTAGCTTACTCGATTCGGCACTGCTATCCGCAATGGCTTTCCATTGTTGGGGAATACCCATCCTTTTGGTGTAGTTTTAGCATCTCCCGGCCATATCACACTATAAAGCTGTTGAGTGCTTTTAGAAGAATGGTTGGATGATTTTGCATATGAAATATCAGGAGCTACAACTGACAAACTAGAGTGATTAGACCAGTAACCAATTCTACGCAATCCAGATCCGACAATATTCAGAATATCATATGCCGGACGGATTAAATTCCTATCTGTATCAAACCCAATTCGACCACTCGAACCAGTGAAGTTTGTTCTTAAAATAGTTTGCAGATACTGAGGGCCGCTATCAAAAGTGCGAAGTGATTCTAAATGCAAGGTGCTTCCATTATTGTCATGCAATCTAGGGTCACTGGAGAAAGATATATTCCCACCTTCATTGAGAAAAATGTCAAGGGCATAAGCTGCTAACCAGACAGAATCATATGCATAGAATGCATAGGAATTGAAGCTTGAAGTCTGCTTGTCCTTTCGACGTTTCAATTTAGTGATCAAACTCTTCTTCATATCAGTATCAGGAATGTGATTGCGAAAAGCCACAACACCTTCTAGAACATTCATTGTGTCAGTGTCTGGTGTCTCGGATGAATCCAGAACTGAAGGAAGCCAATCTGTTGCAATCCAAACATAGCCATTGCTCATCATTCCTAGCTGCTTCGCAACACGAAAGATTGACAAACCAGAACCAGGATTAACATGTAGAACATAGATTCTTGATTCCATTAAGTTCACTTCACTCAACAAGTCACTGACATCATTTCTGTTGGCCCCAAGAGGGAGTGCAGCCTTATAAGAGATCTTGGCACGCTTCGTTGACAATGCATCACCCAACACAGAAATTCCATTCTTTCCATTATCATCATCTACAAAAATGGCAATTACCTCCCTCCATCTGAAATATTCGACAAAGTCAGCGATTGCATACATCTGATAGTAGTCACTGTGAGTGGTTCGGACGAAATATGGATACTGAAGTGCAGATAGAGTAGGATCAGTTGCAGCAAATGATAGAAGAGGTACATGAAGTTCATTAGCCACATGGGAGACGACATGAGCTATTGAAGAAGACTGTGGTCCAATTGTGGCGACGACATCATTCTCCATCAACTGCAGAGCTACATGATCAGCCAGATTAATCAAGCAATAATCGGAGATTAATTACTAATGAAGCAAAATGTTGTTGGCTCACTAAAAGTATTAACAAGATTGAGCTACATGGTTTTTGCATACTAATTGAAGAACTAAAatcaataatttattataaaattgttttgaaaaataccaTTATTTAATAACTAAGTATTGAACCAGAGGGAGTACCTTCCATTGTTCCAAGAAACCCGTTGCAATTTGTGTCGTGAAAAATAACCTGAAGCTCAATGCCAGGGAGAATGCTTCTATTGGAGTTAATATCTTCTATGGCAGCCATAACAGCAGGTTTAGCAGATCTTCCAATGATGGAATCCAAAGTAAACAAGACTCCAATCTTCACAACCTTTGGTCTTGAAGAAGAAACAGTGGAATTCACAGTGGTATTAGGCGAAGGTCCTGTTATTCCCACTCCTTCATTGCGGAAAATCCACAAACACAAAGCAAGCATAAACAAAAACCACCTTGTTCCAATAACCATGTCTCCAAGAACAGAACCTTCCTTTTTAAGAAAACCTTGAAAATCCTTCCAAGTTCTTCAGCTTACACCAACAtcatcaaaacacaagaactaAGAACCTTCTGTGAAATGCCAAAAAAATCCACTCCAAGAATTCAGCTCAACCCCAGAAAACTGAACTGAGCACTCAACATAAAGAAATCTTACAACCAATTGTGGCTACAAAATCTTATTCTAAGATTAGATACCCACTCTTAAAGTCTTACCCATAtggaaataaaacaaaaaatacataCTTTTTCACATGAGAGTATCCATACTTTTGTCTAAATATGTTCCAATCAAGGTAAGCAGCAAGAAAAAGAAGCCActgaatttatttaaataagggTTGGTAGGTTTTTACTTTCTAGTTGAAACTGAAACCCACATGACTAATTTATTAATACATATTAGTTATGAAAACACAAACAATATTATAATATCAATAATCTTATAATCTAATCTAACAAAATCCTAAGAACAAATTATGAGGGGTTAAGAAGAGGGTGTCTAAGATTTTACCTCAAGACCAGGTTTTGTTGCCAAAAAGCTAGGAACAATTCTGGTCTGGAACAAAGTGGCACCTAGTTACTGTTTCTTAACTTGAAGAAAAGAATCACTTACTTTAACATTTGAGGCACATtcattataatattaataaattgaGCCATGTGCCAagacaatattttttaattattgtttggTTGTTTTTGGTTTCAATTGTGGAATCATTGGAGAAATGATACTAGTTTAGTGGAAATTACCATAATGTGCATATGATGGTAGTTTCAATTGTGGATTGCCCCTCATATTTTGTATGATTGTGTTTGTCACATTGTACGGTTGAATTCAAGCCACCAGAAGAAGAAAGGTAGATAGTGTTTTGTAATGTTCCCGGGATTGGCTTGGATTTGCCATCTTTTAGAACTATGCAGATGTCAGACAGAAATAACTTAAGTGGGACCCACAAAGAGTGTTCAAAACTTAAAACACGTggattttgttttcttgttttcttttgtcttttctctttaaaaatattaagtttaaattttacattttatttAGACAGAtgatagaaaataaagaaaatgagaagaaaaaaattaaaaaagaaaaataaaaagtagattgttttgtgtattatttggattaaaaaaatgaatagaatttgaataaaaaaataaataaaatgaggaaaaaatataatagaaaacaaattatattaatatctttatattttttattttattaattaatcaaaagaTGAATTAATAATGTTAcacattttccttttattttatttttatctttgggaaaaaaaaatttaatgtgtctcacattattttttttatttttttttcttcttcattcaaataacaaaaaaaattcatatttttatttattttcttttttttcatattttcttaATTCAAACAATGTGTTAAAGAATGAAAGACACTAGACatcgaaaatattttaatatgacAAGGTAGGcccaaaattaaagaaataaatttataatactaaaaaagatgTAGCGATGGTTTGACTTGTCGATGTTGTTAATATAGTTGCAATATTATCAAAGTGTATTCTGTATGATTTGTATGGTTAATGCGGTGGTTGTGGTATTTAAAGaattttaacatttaaaatCATAACGAGGATAATTTACATGAATAAAAGATTGGAGACACATATTATATAATTGTCATATTTGGGATTTGCATACATATATGTCCTTTTCATTTTATGTAATTTGTTGCAACTAAAATCGATTTTCCAATTTACATCTATGGGTTTGGCAACTACCTTAGAGGAGGAAAAATATGTTACAActctttgaaaattttaatttttgatttgtctaattttttttctacaaacataaaagtaattttgttacaaaattacGTTTACAAaaagtaataatttttattttttgtattgtaCTAACTAGCttttagtcattaatatttaatatttttttttactaactttattttttatacatattattatattatttatagaattcttattatttctctttatatgagtttttttttattatttattatttatattttttattaattttttatttgacattatatatttttataatagtaattttttcgtattatatttattattatctttttataatataatttattgatcctattaggtaaaataaattaaacaaaaaaatttaactataaataataataatagtaaaaaattatagcgtactaaaaaagaatactaaaaatatactatataaaaacatataaaaaattaaacatatataaaaaaatacattataatttaatgtcatgttctttttaataattttctatctataagtgattttaattaatattatctaaacaatatttattttatcaaaattaattttagtataaaattgtCAAACATAAACTGTATTaatacaaatttatttttacccaaaattaattctataaaatcatttttatttaaacTCTAATTTGACAAATCACAGTTTAAACCGTTTAAGGCACGTTGTGTACCAATTTTGCAAATTTCTGCTTTATCACAATGATTTGTGGAGGAGACAGCACAATTCGGTTTGAATTCTACGATTTTGTATTTTAGTAATTTGATataagtaaaattaaaataatataaattaggAATAATGAGGTTAATGAAAAcgataaataattatatttgatatatattattatcaataaagatttttatatttcaaaaatcacaactttttctttaatttaagTGTTATTTAGATggatacaaaattttttatactaagATGATCATTTATTTTGTTTGGCCATTATATACCTCAATTCAACCGTTTAAATGTTTAATAATGGATTCGTCGTGAATTTGAATTCTATTATAATCATTTATTTGGTTAGATAACTAACTATACCAAATTATATCAAAgttaagagaaaaaatattatatcaatatATTTAGGTCTGTTTTGAgattttaaaagtaattttttgagtttttaacttatgaaaaataatagtattaatatttagtgtaatttt is a window from the Arachis stenosperma cultivar V10309 chromosome 3, arast.V10309.gnm1.PFL2, whole genome shotgun sequence genome containing:
- the LOC130969833 gene encoding glutamate receptor 3.4-like isoform X2 translates to MENDVVATIGPQSSSIAHVVSHVANELHVPLLSFAATDPTLSALQYPYFVRTTHSDYYQMYAIADFVEYFRWREVIAIFVDDDNGKNGISVLGDALSTKRAKISYKAALPLGANRNDVSDLLSEVNLMESRIYVLHVNPGSGLSIFRVAKQLGMMSNGYVWIATDWLPSVLDSSETPDTDTMNVLEGVVAFRNHIPDTDMKKSLITKLKRRKDKQTSSFNSYAFYAYDSVWLAAYALDIFLNEGGNISFSSDPRLHDNNGSTLHLESLRTFDSGPQYLQTILRTNFTGSSGRIGFDTDRNLIRPAYDILNIVGSGLRRIGYWSNHSSLSVVAPDISYAKSSNHSSKSTQQLYSVIWPGDAKTTPKGWVFPNNGKPLRIAVPNRVSYKELVAKDKSPTGVQGYCIDIFEAALNLLAYPVPRQYILYGNGERNPSYNDLVDQVAQNNFDAAVGDVTIVMNRTRFVDFTQPFMESGLVVVVPVKEEKSSPWSFLKPFTAQMWCVTGAFFLFVGTVVWILEHRLNHEFRGPPRKQLITVFWFSLSTMFFSHRENTVSALGRLVLIIWLFVVLIINSSYTASLTSILTVQQLSTQIEGIDSLISSSQPIGIQDGSFVRKYLTDELHIAESRIVTLKNMEAYIDALQRGPSNGGVVAVVDELPYIEILMANTECKFTTVGQEFTKSGWGFAFQRDSPLAVDMSTAILELSENGDLQRIHDKWLNKKECASNDADSNKLSLKSFWGLFLVCGITCFLALIVFFVRVFCQYTKFIPEHEEADEEIQQPVRRRRRATKTPSFKELIVFVDKREAEIKEILRQKSRKRQRSKSLDDNSNSPV
- the LOC130969833 gene encoding glutamate receptor 3.4-like isoform X1; amino-acid sequence: MVIGTRWFLFMLALCLWIFRNEGVGITGPSPNTTVNSTVSSSRPKVVKIGVLFTLDSIIGRSAKPAVMAAIEDINSNRSILPGIELQVIFHDTNCNGFLGTMEALQLMENDVVATIGPQSSSIAHVVSHVANELHVPLLSFAATDPTLSALQYPYFVRTTHSDYYQMYAIADFVEYFRWREVIAIFVDDDNGKNGISVLGDALSTKRAKISYKAALPLGANRNDVSDLLSEVNLMESRIYVLHVNPGSGLSIFRVAKQLGMMSNGYVWIATDWLPSVLDSSETPDTDTMNVLEGVVAFRNHIPDTDMKKSLITKLKRRKDKQTSSFNSYAFYAYDSVWLAAYALDIFLNEGGNISFSSDPRLHDNNGSTLHLESLRTFDSGPQYLQTILRTNFTGSSGRIGFDTDRNLIRPAYDILNIVGSGLRRIGYWSNHSSLSVVAPDISYAKSSNHSSKSTQQLYSVIWPGDAKTTPKGWVFPNNGKPLRIAVPNRVSYKELVAKDKSPTGVQGYCIDIFEAALNLLAYPVPRQYILYGNGERNPSYNDLVDQVAQNNFDAAVGDVTIVMNRTRFVDFTQPFMESGLVVVVPVKEEKSSPWSFLKPFTAQMWCVTGAFFLFVGTVVWILEHRLNHEFRGPPRKQLITVFWFSLSTMFFSHRENTVSALGRLVLIIWLFVVLIINSSYTASLTSILTVQQLSTQIEGIDSLISSSQPIGIQDGSFVRKYLTDELHIAESRIVTLKNMEAYIDALQRGPSNGGVVAVVDELPYIEILMANTECKFTTVGQEFTKSGWGFAFQRDSPLAVDMSTAILELSENGDLQRIHDKWLNKKECASNDADSNKLSLKSFWGLFLVCGITCFLALIVFFVRVFCQYTKFIPEHEEADEEIQQPVRRRRRATKTPSFKELIVFVDKREAEIKEILRQKSRKRQRSKSLDDNSNSPV